Below is a genomic region from Raphanus sativus cultivar WK10039 chromosome 4, ASM80110v3, whole genome shotgun sequence.
ttttaattacataattaaaaaagtACCTAAACTCGAACCTGAACTGAACATGCAATGTTTCGAtcaaaattcaaaccacattcaacccaaaaattgtaaatatccgaatcatatttacatttctaactctaaaaatcaaaatctgaaATCCGAATATATCAACTAAATTCGAACAGATATTTGAATGATCATCCCTTGAAAAAAATATACGACATATCacttattataaattaaaataactaatcTAATTTGGTATTTCACTCCGCATATGGCGAGGATTACTACCCAGTAGGAAGTATTAAAATCAAGATAATATCGTTCAATCAATCTGTGGATCCTAATCGTCGTTTAGAAATTAAACAATGTTATGTCAAAGTTTCTATTGACTCCCTTGATTTATCTGTCAACTTCCTGATTGTGTTTTTGTCTTCAATAAACTTGCTTCTATTAATTTGCAGAAATCCTATTTTCTAAAGTCggaaattaaattttcttatgTAAAATCATGTACTAGTCATTTGATTTGGTTAAccattaaactaaataatttatttttaattaaaataacgtAAAGGAgcttttacagaaaaaaaacatttcttttaAATCATCTTTTCACCACATAAGTTATTCAATTATAACCCAAAAGTTGACTATCAATCTAAATAACCCATAACGCACAAATATACCTACAAGTTGCAATTTGTTTGTTGTTTTGAATCATTTTCAAGGGTTACTTCTACCACATTATATCAATTAAAAACTAAGATAAAGAAGCAAGAATCAACCTTAGTCACTATAAGTGCAATGGCCGCCACCAAACTTaaccaacaaaataaaagatgaaCTCTCTTTCCCCCATCCCTAATCAttcttttgtcttttgttttatttaaactaaaatttccTAACCGCTAGACTATAAAGCCACGGTGTCCTAAtcattctttttgtttctttggttattatatttgttgtttatgtttgtttattattttaaggCTTATCTAGATTAAACCCATCTCAGTATAACATTATGACTTTTATTaatattcaaatcaaacttTCACTTTTTAAGCAAATAAAGGTGATCGATGGACAATTGCTTTTGGCCATATGCCAGAAAGTTATTGATACAATCTGCAGTCAGAAAGAACATAATATGACCTTACACAAAGACAACAGTCGCAGCCTTTTGTGTCTCTCTTTCTGTGTataatttattactaaaatttatattggTCTTTATAGCCTTAGCCTAATAAAGATTACTATTTTTCAACGACAAATAGagaaaaataacattttctattttttctgtGAAGTTAAAAATTGCTATTTTAAAAGAATGCATGAAACTTATGCTATTAtagaatttctctatttttaaatacaaatagTAATATTGGAAATGGTTTTAGTCAGCTATATTTCTGcatactgatttttttaatgCTGGAATTATTAAACTTATGTTAACCGTATTAATTCTacagtaaataattttaaaatgtttactaaaaataatttacttttaGAGTTCTGAGAAACAAATGTTATATTCTGAAAACAGtgaggaaaaaaacaaatttgcaGTTCATAGttaatttttgtcaacatatTTGGGTAATGTCACTTGTAAAACGCATAAAACACAAAAGAACAAGTAAATTTGAGGAAAAAGATTAACATAATTTTCTCTCGTACTCGTACGAtgtttattcaaataaaaatccCTCATGTTACTCAAAAGTTACCAACCCCCAAAATATATGTTCCCCAAGTGTACGATCAAAGCATTTCAATGACTTTTAATCTTGAAACCTTCATGAATCCAGTGGCTTCAATATCACTTGAACTCCATACTTAGGTTTTATAGTAAGCACAACTATTGGCGCATGTCTATAGTTATTTGATATTGCGAAGTTAAACTTTGAAATTAGCGTCgctaatattatttttgcttCCATCATCGCAAATGATTGTCCTATGCAGTTTCGAGGACCAGCTGCAAATGGGATGAAGTGGCGGCCAGGCGCAAATGGTTTGCCTCCAAAGCGTTCAGGGTTGAATTCATTTGCGTCTTTACCCCATAATTCTTCGCTGTGATGGATTGCGAGGACCGGTATCCATATTGATAAACCTTTGGGAATTGTTAGATCACCTAGTTTTATATCTTCAAATGCCATCCTTGGTAGAAGAGTAGCTGGAGGGTAAAGTCTTAATGACTCGTTTATCACTTTGTTTAACTgttaaaagagaagaaaatgacAAAATATTAGCAGAATATTCTATTAATTTCTATAAGAATCATATCTTGTGATCATGCGAAGTGCTTCTTGACTCTTTCTCAAACATCTTTTAGTTTGAGAATTGACTTTTCCTTTAGAAAGAAAAGAGTATCAATGAAGCTGTCAAAATCTAATCATTAGTTATTACAGGTTTTAGATAGATTtgttgtataatattttatgcAAAGCATGTCATAGTGCTAATTATAAAACTACTGAAATGTACATTTAACCATTTATTTATTCCTGTAAAAAATCTGTGTACCAGTCTCTCTATCTTAACGAATTTCAAATCTTGCtttatttaatgttaataataTCTAGTTATTATAACTACTTCTAAGAAGTACGATCTTAAGTAAACTTAGTTATAAACATGTAACCATTGATCCCAAAATAAATATACCATCAGAATCAACAAACCTTAACAAAAAAAGCCTAGACATTCTATTGTTTGAGTTTTGGCTTTACTATTAAAGATAATAAGCATGAAGACAATAGTCAATAGTGTTATGTGTGTCGACTAGATGACTATGTTATAAGCTTAGTTATGGAAGAGGCACTACGAAGTTAGTGGCATTGCCTACTACTGTGTTGAATGTTAATACCCCACACGCACCCATTCATCATAAAGCTAATTCTATACTActtcaaatataataattagttGAAATAAGATATCGTTTTATAATCTATCATTTGGTGCAAACAACAAATatcatctttatatatatatatatatgagttagTGGCCTTCGAGTCctcaaaatctaattaaaaaatctTGATAGTGGTCAGTAGAAACTAATTTACTAAAACTTAACGTTCTATTTTTGAATAGGAAATATCGCtttacaaaatttgttttggATCAATTTAATCGTTTATGCATTAGTGTTTTCCTTCTATTGGCGCTACTAGGAACTAGAACTCGTGAATGGTAACAAAAATAATCGAGACCGGGGGATAACTAGTATGTCACATTCGATGCTAGCTACCATTCAAACCTAGATATAACTTATATGTGTCGACTCGATAAATCTAAACGAAAGTCTAAAACTTTGTAAGAGAGGATTTTAGAAGTTATGAGTTGTATACAATGTGTCTAACAATGAACGTACGTACCGAGGTAAGCTTGGATAGTTGATCAACCGAGGGAAGACCGTCGCAGCCACATACATCTCTAATCTCGTCACGAACGTTTTCTTGCCATCTGGGGTTATCGGCGAGGAGCATCATTGTCCATGTGAGAAGGAGTGCGGTAGTTTCGTGACCAGCAAAGAAGAATGTCTTGCATTCATCCATTATCAACTGAAGATTATTGTTATCATTATTGTTGTTCTTGTGACTATCCATTTCATTCAAAAGAAGGCCAAGAAGGTCATCACCGTGACTACTGCTTCGACCCATCTCAGCGCAGTCTCGCCTGCTTTGTATGATCTCTATCAACAAACGTTCCACTTCTTTTTTCAGAGACTTTATTTCTCTGTTGTATTTGCTCGGAAGAAACCTAGGTAGATACAAACATTGCGTGATAAGTCAACGTTTAACTGTACTTAAGCTAAGTAAAGCAATAGTCATTTGAGAACGTGACACTATGCTTGTGCTAGACAGAGAAAAACATATTGCTTGAAAACCGGCACACACCAAACACACACTAATTTTTGAAATCTATAAACACCGTATGCTACAGTAGATGAGGCggaatacaaaaaaattattagcagcaacttttcttttgaaaaaaaatttaccatatatatacgtgtgcatatatatatatatatactaaaagaTAATCTATGCAgctataagataataaaaatattttgtttatttataaaatatctttttaattaaataatttcttCAATCATTTCCAAAGACAATTGTACCATTTTGTAATATAAttcttttacttattttaatggTATATACGTTttggtaataataataaattaatagtatAACGCTTGCTGTTCACTTTCAAAATCTAGACATTTTTATCACTCGTTAAGGAAGAAAACTCACCGGCTACCGGGAAAACAGAGGTGGCGGGTGGCTTGAGCGCAACGGCGTTGGAGGACGGTGAGGTGGTTGAAAAGCTCTTTGCCTTTCTCAAAGCTACTACCGAACTCCGTCCTCGATATAATATCCGCCGTGAGCTGGTGCATCTCCTCCCCTATCTCCACCTCACCTCCTCCTTCCTCAATTTCTTTCCTCAGCCTCTCCACTAGCCTACTCGTACACTCCACCATGTGTCTTGCGTAGCCCTGCATATATCACAAGGGTGTTTCAGTCATTTAACGCTATGTTACATTTGCATGAGGTTTAATTTGTTAGGTGCCTTGAGCCTGTCCCCGTTAAATGCCGGTGCAGCAAGGTGGCGTTGGTGGTGCCAATCCTGGCCATTAGCCATAAGGAGACCACGACCAATAAAATTTTTTGTCCCTTGTTGCTGTAGCCACGATCTTCCACTTACACTGTTATGCTTCATCAGCAACTCTTTTATCAATTCTGTTTCCGTTATGCAAAGCCGAGGATCCGTCCCGTTCCACACTATAAATCTTTTCCCTGGTTCACCAAAACAATGTACAAGAACATTACAACAAAACAACGTATCAGCGATtaataaagaacaaaaatacTAAAGGATATTTCTGTCATTTTCATATAGCAAatatacagtagaacctctataaattaataatgttgggactttaaaattttattaatttatagaaatattaatttacaaaagttttcttttttagattttttctactgttggttataaaataagaaaatatttgattttaccatatatacattattaatttcttttaaaataatgactttcatatttttttattatcttatttggtgtatatttttatgtttcatagaatttttatgtgattttcgatataattttactaaatattatcaaaatatattgaaatattaagaaaagttgatgtattttaattgtaaatataaaaccaacaatataatgtttatttgtacttatataatatatatatatatattaatagattattaatttatgattttaatgggactatatatttacatgggagttttaaaaatattattatcttattattttatcgatttgtatcatattttacactGGCCCAAATTGGGACCgacgaaatttattaatttatagagattattaatttatcgagtattaatttatagaggttctactgtatttCAGTTTTTATCTAAGAACAACTTTGTAACAACCAGTGGCGGACCGAGGAAAATTTATTACCGGTGTCAAAACATAAAATTCATTgtcaagaacaaaaacaaatggGTTCAAGCTTAATAAATCTATAAGCTATAaggaaaaactaaaaatttatggGGTGTCAATTGAACCCCCTAAGTTGCATGTAGGTAACAACACCTATGTTTATTCggtcaaaaaataaaacaaaatatatgctTTTACCACACAACTGAAAAACAATTTTTGTTAACATTCTAGGACATACCGTATTGTTTGGACCAGGTGACGTAATGCGGAAGAAGGCGGCCTACGATGTCATGGTGAATAGAATCACAATCCTTAGAAAC
It encodes:
- the LOC108852244 gene encoding cytokinin hydroxylase isoform X1, with protein sequence MLLTLLKSLLVIFMTLILRVLYDTLSCYWLTPRRIKKIMAGQGVTGPKPRLLTGNILEISAMVSQSVSKDCDSIHHDIVGRLLPHYVTWSKQYGKRFIVWNGTDPRLCITETELIKELLMKHNSVSGRSWLQQQGTKNFIGRGLLMANGQDWHHQRHLAAPAFNGDRLKGYARHMVECTSRLVERLRKEIEEGGGEVEIGEEMHQLTADIISRTEFGSSFEKGKELFNHLTVLQRRCAQATRHLCFPGSRFLPSKYNREIKSLKKEVERLLIEIIQSRRDCAEMGRSSSHGDDLLGLLLNEMDSHKNNNNDNNNLQLIMDECKTFFFAGHETTALLLTWTMMLLADNPRWQENVRDEIRDVCGCDGLPSVDQLSKLTSLNKVINESLRLYPPATLLPRMAFEDIKLGDLTIPKGLSIWIPVLAIHHSEELWGKDANEFNPERFGGKPFAPGRHFIPFAAGPRNCIGQSFAMMEAKIILATLISKFNFAISNNYRHAPIVVLTIKPKYGVQVILKPLDS
- the LOC108852244 gene encoding cytokinin hydroxylase isoform X2, coding for MLLTLLKSLLVIFMTLILRVLYDTLSCYWLTPRRIKKIMAGQGVTGPKPRLLTGNILEISAMVSQSVSKDCDSIHHDIVGRLLPHYVTWSKQYGKRFIVWNGTDPRLCITETELIKELLMKHNSGYARHMVECTSRLVERLRKEIEEGGGEVEIGEEMHQLTADIISRTEFGSSFEKGKELFNHLTVLQRRCAQATRHLCFPGSRFLPSKYNREIKSLKKEVERLLIEIIQSRRDCAEMGRSSSHGDDLLGLLLNEMDSHKNNNNDNNNLQLIMDECKTFFFAGHETTALLLTWTMMLLADNPRWQENVRDEIRDVCGCDGLPSVDQLSKLTSLNKVINESLRLYPPATLLPRMAFEDIKLGDLTIPKGLSIWIPVLAIHHSEELWGKDANEFNPERFGGKPFAPGRHFIPFAAGPRNCIGQSFAMMEAKIILATLISKFNFAISNNYRHAPIVVLTIKPKYGVQVILKPLDS